One genomic region from Thermoleptolyngbya sichuanensis A183 encodes:
- a CDS encoding DNA cytosine methyltransferase, giving the protein MGSSSGITAIDGFCGAGGSTTGLLAAGVEVKYAANHWERAIQTHGTNHPQVDSRHVDLHIEHPSRFPRTTIAWFSPECTTHSPSG; this is encoded by the coding sequence ATGGGCAGTAGTAGCGGCATTACGGCGATTGATGGTTTCTGTGGAGCTGGCGGCTCCACCACTGGGTTGTTAGCGGCAGGCGTTGAGGTAAAGTACGCTGCTAACCATTGGGAAAGGGCGATCCAAACTCACGGAACCAATCACCCGCAGGTAGACAGCAGGCATGTTGATCTACACATTGAACACCCTTCCAGATTTCCGCGCACAACTATCGCTTGGTTTTCACCCGAGTGCACCACCCACTCGCCAAGCGGTTGA
- the thyD gene encoding thylakoid membrane protein ThyD: MKIAVTGATGFVGTRLVERLLEEGHRVIALTRSKAHGDRVFPQAAFPNVDVVEYTPLESGEWQQVLSGCDGVVNLAGAGIADERWTPERKQEILDSRKVGTEKIVEAIAQASPKPSVLVNASAIGYYGTSETATFDESSASGDDFLAQVCQAWEAAAESAQTSGTRVVILRTGIVLGMGGALGKMLTPFRLFAGGPLGTGRQWFSWIHREDLVNLILKALTDSSLSGVYNATAPNPVRMAEFCQTLGQVMGRPSWLPVPAFALEALLGDAAQVVLEGQQVLPKRTQEAGFAYQYSDVKAAIANILQQG, translated from the coding sequence GTGAAAATTGCAGTGACCGGGGCGACCGGATTTGTAGGAACGCGGCTAGTTGAACGGTTGCTCGAAGAGGGGCATCGCGTCATCGCGCTGACCCGCAGCAAAGCACACGGCGATCGCGTCTTTCCCCAGGCGGCGTTCCCCAATGTGGACGTGGTGGAATACACGCCGCTGGAGTCGGGCGAGTGGCAGCAGGTGCTTTCCGGCTGCGATGGCGTGGTGAACTTGGCGGGCGCGGGTATTGCCGACGAGCGCTGGACCCCGGAGCGCAAGCAGGAAATTCTCGATAGCCGCAAGGTAGGAACAGAGAAGATTGTAGAGGCGATCGCCCAGGCAAGCCCCAAGCCCAGCGTCTTGGTTAACGCCTCTGCCATCGGCTACTACGGCACCAGCGAAACCGCCACCTTCGACGAAAGCAGCGCCTCTGGCGATGACTTTTTGGCGCAGGTGTGTCAGGCGTGGGAGGCCGCTGCGGAATCGGCCCAGACCAGCGGTACGCGAGTCGTGATCCTGAGAACGGGAATTGTCCTGGGCATGGGCGGCGCACTGGGTAAAATGCTCACGCCCTTTCGTCTGTTTGCGGGTGGGCCGCTGGGCACGGGCCGTCAGTGGTTTTCCTGGATTCACCGGGAAGATCTGGTGAACCTGATCCTGAAGGCTCTGACCGATTCCAGCCTGTCGGGAGTGTATAACGCCACGGCCCCCAACCCGGTGCGGATGGCGGAATTTTGCCAAACGCTTGGCCAGGTGATGGGTCGCCCCTCCTGGCTGCCTGTGCCTGCCTTTGCGCTAGAAGCCCTGCTGGGAGACGCGGCCCAAGTCGTGCTGGAGGGTCAGCAGGTTCTCCCCAAGCGCACGCAGGAGGCTGGTTTTGCGTATCAGTATTCAGATGTGAAGGCGGCGATCGCCAACATTTTGCAGCAGGGCTAG
- a CDS encoding NF041680 family putative transposase, protein MIFNELQQFRQTLYASLGNARDALFDLMDAVLVSACIVSFVRLSQSPVFRRQWSSTYEALRDSRLPRSKVLKLLVQQIPTQQQPLLAGDASRWNRPAARRLKDRTLSGRTGHAPIAGQNYSTLAWIAEDRGSWALPLRHERITSFETPASKAAFQLKQVTRQLAVRPLAIYDRGYGNASFVNQTAGIEADLLLRVTSNRCVYGAPPAYRGRGAPAKHGHKMKLNDPDTWSVPVETVEVDDPNWGRVRVSRWSAYHFRKSPKRAMEVLRVEVLETQSSTRRLAPLWLVWLGEQMPPLETLWLHYLRRFAIEHWYRFAKQRLYWTHPQFSSVSATEQWSSLMPLLSWQLWLARKDCTDHPLPWQAPQETLTPGRVAQAFAGILAAIGTPAPAPKPRGKSPGRGKGHKPTPRPCYPMVKKRASKRKTSEQSLNSPVATAA, encoded by the coding sequence ATGATTTTCAACGAACTTCAGCAATTTCGCCAAACGTTGTATGCCAGCTTGGGAAACGCCAGAGATGCCCTGTTTGATCTGATGGATGCCGTGTTAGTGAGTGCGTGCATCGTGTCGTTTGTGAGGCTATCGCAGAGTCCTGTCTTTCGTCGCCAGTGGTCGAGCACCTATGAAGCGTTGCGCGATAGCCGCCTACCCCGATCAAAGGTGCTGAAGCTGTTGGTGCAGCAGATACCGACTCAGCAGCAACCGTTGTTGGCAGGTGATGCGAGTCGGTGGAACCGTCCTGCTGCCAGGCGTTTGAAAGACCGCACCTTATCAGGCAGAACAGGACATGCCCCGATAGCCGGACAAAACTACAGTACCTTAGCCTGGATTGCTGAAGACAGGGGCAGTTGGGCATTACCATTGCGGCATGAGCGCATCACCAGCTTTGAAACACCCGCCAGTAAAGCGGCATTCCAACTCAAACAAGTGACTCGGCAGTTAGCGGTGCGTCCGTTGGCGATCTACGACCGAGGGTACGGCAATGCCAGTTTTGTCAACCAAACGGCAGGGATTGAGGCAGACTTGCTGCTGCGGGTTACATCCAATCGATGTGTCTATGGCGCGCCCCCAGCGTATCGAGGGCGAGGCGCACCTGCCAAGCATGGACATAAGATGAAACTCAATGACCCTGACACTTGGAGTGTCCCGGTCGAAACCGTTGAAGTCGATGATCCCAACTGGGGACGAGTGCGGGTCAGTCGTTGGAGTGCATACCATTTCCGCAAATCCCCCAAACGGGCAATGGAAGTGTTGCGCGTGGAGGTGCTGGAGACACAGAGCAGCACGCGACGCTTGGCTCCTTTGTGGTTAGTTTGGCTGGGTGAGCAGATGCCTCCGTTAGAAACCCTGTGGTTGCACTACCTCCGTCGCTTTGCCATTGAACACTGGTATCGCTTTGCCAAGCAGAGGCTATATTGGACACATCCCCAGTTCAGTTCTGTATCGGCAACCGAACAGTGGAGCAGCCTGATGCCGTTGCTCAGTTGGCAGTTGTGGTTAGCGCGAAAGGACTGTACTGACCACCCCTTGCCCTGGCAGGCACCGCAAGAAACGTTGACTCCGGGTCGGGTCGCACAAGCGTTTGCAGGCATTTTGGCAGCGATTGGCACCCCTGCTCCTGCGCCTAAACCTCGTGGTAAATCGCCAGGACGAGGCAAGGGGCACAAGCCAACTCCTCGTCCCTGCTATCCGATGGTCAAAAAACGAGCCTCGAAACGCAAGACATCCGAACAATCCCTGAACAGTCCGGTTGCAACAGCAGCTTAA
- a CDS encoding DNA adenine methylase has translation MYYQNRDRFNHLIASGLDWTLESALLLYYLNRTGFNGLVRFSKSGVYNVPYGHYRKINYREDFSPWRSPMQGWVFTSADFAAVQLVPTDFVYADPPYDSVADDSVEQLSLLGVEHQGQAGDGFVGYSGAFGWGDQVRLARHLAQHPGPVLVSNAATHRIVQLYRDLGFEVMELGVRRSISCKGDRPMASEIFAFKEGKDRDASVSRDYPAVLWAASFDAASRRLLVVHAVCSVDHVHRDFAHGARFCRNAH, from the coding sequence GTGTACTACCAAAATCGCGATCGCTTTAATCACCTGATTGCCAGTGGGCTGGACTGGACGCTAGAGTCTGCCCTGCTGCTCTATTACCTGAATCGCACCGGGTTCAACGGGCTAGTGCGGTTTTCCAAATCTGGCGTCTACAACGTGCCCTACGGGCATTACCGAAAGATCAACTACCGTGAGGACTTTTCACCGTGGCGATCGCCCATGCAGGGCTGGGTGTTTACCAGTGCGGATTTTGCCGCTGTGCAGCTTGTACCGACGGATTTTGTCTATGCTGATCCGCCGTACGACTCGGTAGCGGACGACAGCGTTGAGCAGTTGTCGCTGTTGGGAGTTGAGCATCAGGGGCAAGCGGGCGACGGATTTGTGGGCTACAGCGGCGCGTTTGGCTGGGGCGATCAGGTGCGGCTGGCGCGACATCTTGCCCAGCACCCCGGCCCGGTGCTCGTAAGCAATGCCGCAACCCATCGGATTGTGCAGCTCTACCGAGATCTGGGGTTTGAGGTGATGGAGTTGGGGGTGCGGCGCAGCATCTCGTGTAAGGGCGATCGCCCAATGGCTTCAGAGATTTTTGCGTTCAAGGAGGGTAAGGATAGGGATGCGTCTGTGTCACGCGATTATCCAGCAGTTCTATGGGCAGCGTCTTTTGACGCAGCGTCCCGACGACTGCTGGTCGTACACGCTGTCTGTTCTGTTGATCACGTACATCGGGATTTTGCTCACGGCGCACGATTCTGTCGAAATGCTCATTAG
- a CDS encoding terminase small subunit, whose product MPPKPRALNQLQDRFCAEYVEDFDNIEAARRAGYRHNSDADLVRIAGGLLGNVNVQQRIAELVLERSPLTEQQKWVARHYLQGGCTQTDAYRKAGYRGDADSLAAAASRLFARPVFKRYLRDLQRSLMLRYQVDHDWVLERAKEWVESSNVDITEVADVQSDGTLTLKDLKKLPRYKVLGIKEISCNTSYSEEGEARVSLKIKLHERNNTALSLIARHIGFTSDYNAALNTLHKYGYDVQENEDGSIYARPFDLEEPEKADAEPDDEVEAED is encoded by the coding sequence ATGCCTCCCAAGCCACGGGCACTGAACCAATTGCAAGACCGGTTCTGTGCCGAATACGTTGAAGACTTTGACAACATTGAAGCGGCCCGGCGTGCGGGCTATCGCCACAACAGCGACGCAGACCTGGTGAGGATTGCGGGTGGACTGTTAGGAAATGTTAATGTTCAGCAACGAATCGCCGAACTCGTGCTGGAGCGATCGCCCCTCACGGAGCAACAGAAATGGGTTGCCCGCCATTATCTTCAGGGCGGTTGCACCCAGACAGATGCTTACCGTAAGGCTGGCTACCGGGGGGATGCTGACTCATTGGCGGCAGCGGCTAGCCGGTTGTTTGCGCGTCCGGTTTTCAAGCGATACCTGCGGGATCTCCAGCGATCGCTCATGCTGCGCTATCAGGTCGATCACGACTGGGTTCTGGAACGTGCGAAAGAATGGGTCGAGTCCAGCAACGTAGACATTACTGAAGTAGCGGACGTCCAGTCAGACGGGACGCTGACGCTGAAAGATCTGAAGAAATTGCCACGCTACAAAGTCTTGGGCATTAAAGAGATCTCCTGCAACACCTCCTACAGCGAAGAGGGTGAAGCACGGGTCAGCCTCAAGATCAAGCTGCACGAGCGCAACAACACCGCACTCTCGCTGATCGCCCGCCACATCGGCTTCACTAGCGACTACAACGCCGCGCTCAACACGCTGCACAAATATGGCTACGACGTGCAGGAGAACGAAGACGGCTCAATCTATGCGCGTCCGTTTGACCTGGAGGAGCCGGAAAAAGCAGACGCCGAGCCAGACGACGAGGTAGAAGCGGAAGACTAA